Proteins from a genomic interval of Symmachiella macrocystis:
- the cysC gene encoding adenylyl-sulfate kinase, with protein MAEQKATNVHWHEHSVTPEERCQLSGHKGAVLWFTGLSGSGKSTVANTVDHKLHAAGKRTFVLDGDNVRMGLNKNLGFSAEDRAENIRRIGEVAKLFCESGTITTTAFISPYLADRDAVRALLPEGHFIEILVDAPLETCEARDPKGLYKKARAGEIKGFTGIDDPYEAPEKPELVLDSDKKGIDELADEVIAYLEKSGILSL; from the coding sequence ATGGCAGAACAAAAAGCAACAAATGTTCACTGGCACGAGCACTCAGTCACACCGGAAGAACGCTGCCAACTCAGCGGGCACAAAGGCGCGGTGTTGTGGTTCACGGGACTCAGCGGTAGCGGGAAAAGCACCGTGGCCAACACGGTCGACCACAAATTACACGCGGCCGGCAAACGGACGTTTGTGTTGGATGGTGACAATGTGCGGATGGGACTGAACAAAAATCTCGGTTTCTCCGCCGAAGACCGTGCCGAAAACATTCGCCGCATCGGTGAAGTGGCGAAATTGTTCTGCGAATCAGGCACAATCACCACGACCGCCTTCATTTCGCCGTACCTCGCCGACCGCGATGCTGTTCGCGCGTTGCTGCCCGAAGGACACTTCATCGAAATTCTGGTCGATGCTCCGCTGGAAACCTGCGAAGCCCGTGACCCCAAAGGGTTGTATAAAAAAGCCCGCGCCGGCGAAATCAAGGGCTTCACCGGGATCGACGATCCGTACGAAGCCCCGGAAAAACCGGAGTTGGTGCTGGATTCCGACAAAAAAGGAATCGACGAATTGGCCGACGAAGTGATCGCCTATCTCGAGAAAAGCGGTATCCTCAGCCTGTAG
- the glgX gene encoding glycogen debranching protein GlgX: MSVVETMAGRSSPIGATVENGGVNFCIYSKHATGVDLLLFDKANDARPAQTITLDSASNKTYHYWHVFVSGIGAGQLYGYKVSGPDDPDAGLRFDRTKLLVDPYALATANTENYDRARAATAGENLAVAIKSVVVDPADYDWEGDEPLNRPFVDEAIYELHVAGFTQNPNSGVATKQRGTFAGLIEKIPYLVELGIKTVELMPVQQFDPQASPTGTNYWGYQPLAWFAPHQAYSSQPGVLAAVTEFRDLVKALHRAGIEVILDVVFNHTAEGNTSGPTLSLRGIDNPTYYILDSANPANYVDDTGCGNTVSGNKSVVRRMILDCLRYWVEHMHVDGFRFDLAASLSRGEDGEPLAHPPILLDIEVDPILAGTTIIAEAWDAAGLYQLAHFGTDRWAVWNGAFRDHVRRFLKGDTGTVDKLADNLVASANLFHEPDRLPNRSVNFITAHDGFTLNDLVSYEEKHNEANGEQNRDGSNDNFSWNCGVEGITDDATIEALRQRQIKNFLTILFMSEGRPMLAMGDEVRRTQQGNNNAYCQDNEISWFDWEDVDRHADIRRFAGGLLHFHQNLVIFRDHIYWGHNGNSMIRWHGVRLGEPDWSEDSHAIAYELTHDETGDHVHVILNAYWEPLGFQLPPTAAGREWRRVVDTALESPQDFCDPPAVLPNGQSQYACQARSSVVLVSVTV; encoded by the coding sequence ATGAGCGTGGTTGAGACGATGGCCGGTCGCTCATCACCGATCGGTGCCACCGTTGAGAACGGTGGGGTGAATTTTTGCATCTACTCCAAACATGCCACGGGCGTCGACCTGTTGTTGTTCGACAAGGCAAACGACGCGCGTCCCGCGCAGACAATCACGCTCGATTCCGCATCGAATAAGACCTACCATTACTGGCATGTCTTTGTGTCGGGAATCGGAGCGGGACAACTGTACGGATACAAGGTCTCCGGCCCCGACGATCCGGACGCGGGGCTACGGTTTGATAGGACAAAGCTGCTCGTCGACCCCTATGCGCTGGCGACGGCCAATACCGAAAACTACGACCGCGCCCGAGCCGCCACTGCGGGAGAGAATCTGGCCGTCGCTATCAAGAGTGTGGTCGTCGATCCAGCGGATTACGATTGGGAGGGGGACGAGCCGCTCAACCGACCGTTCGTTGATGAAGCGATCTATGAGTTGCATGTCGCGGGTTTTACGCAGAATCCCAACTCCGGCGTTGCTACAAAGCAGCGGGGAACCTTTGCGGGGCTGATCGAGAAGATTCCCTATCTCGTGGAACTGGGCATCAAGACGGTCGAGTTGATGCCGGTTCAACAATTCGACCCGCAGGCCTCCCCGACCGGCACTAACTATTGGGGCTACCAGCCATTGGCTTGGTTTGCTCCGCACCAAGCATATAGTTCGCAGCCCGGTGTGCTGGCAGCGGTCACGGAATTTCGCGATCTCGTCAAAGCGCTGCATCGTGCCGGTATCGAAGTCATACTCGATGTGGTGTTCAATCATACGGCCGAAGGAAATACGAGCGGACCAACGTTGTCATTGCGCGGCATCGATAATCCCACGTATTACATTCTCGATTCCGCCAACCCCGCGAACTACGTCGATGATACAGGCTGCGGAAATACCGTGAGCGGCAACAAATCGGTCGTGCGTCGAATGATTCTCGATTGCCTGCGGTATTGGGTCGAGCACATGCATGTCGACGGGTTTCGCTTTGATTTGGCGGCAAGCCTTTCCCGCGGCGAGGATGGCGAGCCTTTGGCGCATCCACCGATTTTGCTCGATATTGAAGTCGATCCCATCTTGGCGGGGACAACCATCATTGCCGAAGCTTGGGATGCAGCCGGGTTGTATCAACTCGCTCATTTTGGAACCGACCGTTGGGCGGTCTGGAACGGCGCATTTCGCGACCACGTACGTCGCTTTCTCAAAGGTGACACGGGAACCGTCGACAAATTGGCCGATAACCTCGTCGCCAGCGCCAACTTGTTTCACGAGCCGGATCGTCTGCCCAACCGCAGTGTGAACTTCATCACGGCCCATGATGGATTTACGCTCAACGATTTGGTCAGCTATGAAGAGAAACACAACGAGGCCAATGGCGAGCAAAACCGCGATGGGTCGAACGATAATTTCAGTTGGAACTGCGGCGTCGAAGGCATCACCGACGATGCCACCATCGAAGCTTTACGGCAGCGGCAGATTAAGAATTTTCTGACAATTTTGTTCATGTCCGAAGGACGGCCGATGCTGGCCATGGGGGACGAAGTCCGACGCACGCAACAAGGCAACAACAACGCCTATTGCCAGGACAACGAAATCTCCTGGTTCGACTGGGAGGATGTCGACCGGCATGCCGACATCCGCAGATTTGCCGGCGGGTTACTTCATTTCCATCAAAACTTGGTGATTTTCCGGGATCACATATATTGGGGACACAACGGAAACAGTATGATTCGCTGGCACGGCGTGCGATTGGGAGAGCCTGATTGGAGCGAAGATTCGCACGCCATCGCCTACGAATTAACTCACGATGAGACCGGAGACCATGTGCATGTGATCCTCAATGCTTATTGGGAGCCGCTCGGCTTCCAGTTGCCTCCCACGGCGGCAGGACGTGAATGGCGGCGAGTGGTTGATACCGCGCTTGAGTCGCCGCAAGATTTTTGCGATCCGCCAGCCGTGCTTCCCAACGGCCAGTCACAGTACGCCTGTCAAGCGCGGTCGTCGGTCGTGTTAGTGAGTGTTACGGTTTAA
- a CDS encoding GMC oxidoreductase, translating to MAENYDVIIIGSGAGGGTLARQLAPSGKKILILERGGWLKREPKNWLSEEVFVKNRYVSPDIWHDKNGKPFQPGVHYFVGGATKMYGAALYRLRAEDFGELHHQDGLSPAWPIPYEELEPYYTQAEQMYQVHGARGEDPTEPPASAPYPHPPVSHEPRIAQLADDLTQAGYRPFHSPCGIMLDETRMPFSRCVRCMDCDGFPCLVHAKSDAEVLGVRPALEHPNVTLLIDAMALKLETNSAGTAVTGVVVEHAGQQEVYQAGTVVVSCGAANSAKLLLMSANDKHPRGLANGSDQVGRNYMFHNSQAVLALSKEPNPTVYQKTLGLNDFYLGMEGYEFPMGNIQMVGKSQAPMFRGEKPIETALAPQWTLEMVAKHSVDFWLSTEDLPRPENRVTVDAAGNITLSYTKTNQLSAETLYKKLKSMLNSLGMHNHLIPRNLYMKNEIDVGGVAHQAGTCRFGNDPKTSVLDANCKAHELENLYVVDTSFFPSIGAVNPALTAMANALRVGEHLLPQL from the coding sequence ATGGCCGAGAACTACGATGTGATCATCATTGGCAGCGGCGCCGGAGGCGGTACCTTGGCCCGCCAACTTGCGCCCTCCGGTAAAAAGATTTTAATTTTGGAACGCGGCGGCTGGCTGAAACGCGAACCGAAAAACTGGTTGAGCGAAGAAGTCTTCGTCAAAAACCGCTATGTCTCCCCCGACATTTGGCACGATAAAAACGGCAAGCCGTTTCAACCGGGCGTGCACTATTTCGTCGGGGGCGCAACCAAAATGTATGGTGCTGCCCTCTATCGGTTGCGTGCCGAAGACTTCGGCGAGTTGCACCATCAGGACGGACTCTCCCCCGCATGGCCGATTCCTTATGAAGAATTAGAACCATACTACACCCAAGCCGAGCAGATGTATCAGGTGCATGGGGCCCGGGGCGAGGATCCGACCGAGCCGCCGGCGAGCGCACCGTATCCGCATCCCCCCGTGTCACATGAACCGCGCATCGCTCAACTAGCCGACGATCTGACCCAGGCTGGATATCGCCCGTTTCATTCCCCTTGCGGCATTATGCTTGATGAAACGCGGATGCCCTTTAGCCGCTGCGTCCGCTGCATGGATTGCGATGGCTTCCCTTGTCTGGTACACGCCAAAAGCGATGCCGAGGTGCTCGGCGTACGTCCGGCGCTGGAACATCCCAACGTCACCTTGCTCATCGATGCCATGGCTCTCAAGTTAGAAACCAACTCCGCCGGCACCGCCGTAACGGGCGTCGTCGTGGAGCATGCGGGCCAACAAGAGGTCTATCAAGCCGGCACGGTCGTCGTTTCCTGTGGAGCGGCCAACTCGGCAAAACTGCTGTTGATGTCGGCCAACGACAAACATCCTCGGGGCTTAGCGAACGGCTCCGACCAAGTCGGCCGGAACTATATGTTTCACAACAGCCAAGCTGTATTGGCCCTCTCCAAAGAACCCAACCCCACGGTCTACCAAAAGACATTGGGCTTGAACGACTTCTATTTAGGCATGGAAGGTTACGAATTCCCGATGGGGAATATTCAAATGGTGGGAAAATCACAGGCTCCGATGTTCCGCGGCGAAAAGCCGATTGAGACCGCCCTGGCGCCGCAGTGGACGCTGGAAATGGTCGCCAAGCATTCCGTCGATTTTTGGCTATCGACCGAAGACCTTCCACGGCCGGAAAACCGCGTGACTGTCGACGCCGCAGGAAATATCACGCTCAGCTACACTAAGACCAACCAACTCTCCGCGGAGACGTTGTATAAAAAACTCAAGTCGATGCTCAATAGCCTGGGCATGCACAATCATTTGATCCCGCGCAATCTGTATATGAAGAACGAGATCGACGTAGGGGGCGTGGCCCACCAAGCCGGCACATGCCGTTTCGGCAACGATCCTAAAACTTCGGTACTCGACGCCAATTGCAAAGCGCACGAACTCGAGAATCTGTATGTCGTCGACACCAGTTTCTTCCCGAGCATCGGCGCCGTAAACCCCGCGCTCACAGCTATGGCCAACGCGCTGCGCGTGGGGGAACATTTACTCCCGCAGCTTTGA
- a CDS encoding DUF4340 domain-containing protein: protein MNETLRTLTFVGVAVVSLLVAVFAAPTINDPLADMNLGSEFYPDFEDSTKATSLSVVVFNEDTARRQQFIVENKDGVWSIPSHNNYPADAAERLANTAASLIGIKRDGFQSQSAESHEALGVVDPLDDEASTLKGRGDRLILKDADGNMLVDFIIGKQVEGRDGYYYVRKEGSNAVYIAKMDVDLSTKFSDWVETDLLKMNRDELTSVVIHDYSIDENSGTLKEGETSELSHAKSSDPWTLAGLDAETQELDVAKVTAMISAMDELKLIGVRPKPEGLSNDLKLSKDAAPRTREAFNDLISRGFFPTEQGLKSNEGELVVTTNKGVEYVLRFGEIFTGSDLEIEAGLEKDAKQAKADGEKKGEAADETNDDKPEVEEEKLQGRFLFAFARFDEAALGPKPVEPEKPAEPAAEEKADDKPPAENEDDNKPEAPADDDQPADSDAADTKPEDDTPADDADADAEKDKEAEKPTEKSAEQAAADAAKAQAEYEQALAKYKTDVAAYDKKAQEGRKEVEELNRRFADWYYVISEEDFKKIRLHRDELTKPKAPAGEAGNIQSPLNGGGLPPLN, encoded by the coding sequence ATGAACGAAACCCTACGAACTTTAACGTTTGTCGGTGTGGCCGTCGTTTCCCTCTTGGTGGCGGTATTTGCCGCGCCAACAATCAACGACCCCTTGGCCGATATGAACTTGGGCAGCGAGTTTTACCCCGACTTTGAGGATTCCACCAAGGCAACCTCGCTATCGGTTGTGGTCTTCAATGAAGACACGGCTCGCCGGCAGCAGTTCATTGTGGAAAACAAAGACGGTGTCTGGTCGATTCCCTCCCACAACAATTATCCCGCCGACGCCGCCGAGCGGTTGGCCAATACGGCGGCATCGCTGATTGGCATCAAGCGAGACGGATTCCAAAGCCAATCGGCTGAGAGCCATGAAGCGCTGGGGGTCGTCGATCCGCTGGACGACGAAGCGTCGACACTTAAGGGACGCGGCGACCGGTTGATCCTCAAAGACGCCGACGGCAACATGTTGGTCGATTTCATCATCGGCAAACAAGTCGAAGGCCGCGACGGGTATTACTACGTTCGCAAAGAAGGCTCCAATGCCGTCTACATTGCCAAAATGGATGTCGACCTGTCGACGAAGTTCTCCGATTGGGTGGAAACCGATTTGTTGAAGATGAATCGCGATGAACTGACGTCGGTGGTGATTCACGATTATTCGATCGACGAAAATAGCGGCACGTTGAAAGAAGGAGAAACCAGCGAGCTTTCTCATGCGAAGTCGAGCGATCCCTGGACGCTGGCCGGCTTAGATGCCGAAACACAGGAACTCGATGTGGCGAAAGTCACGGCTATGATCTCGGCCATGGATGAGTTGAAACTCATTGGCGTGCGTCCTAAGCCCGAAGGACTGAGCAACGACTTGAAGTTGAGCAAGGATGCCGCACCCCGCACACGGGAAGCATTCAACGACTTGATCAGCCGCGGATTTTTTCCCACCGAGCAAGGTCTGAAATCGAACGAAGGGGAATTGGTCGTCACCACCAACAAGGGGGTGGAATACGTGCTGCGGTTCGGCGAGATCTTCACCGGATCGGATCTGGAGATCGAAGCGGGTCTCGAAAAGGATGCCAAACAAGCCAAAGCGGACGGCGAGAAAAAGGGCGAGGCCGCTGACGAGACAAACGATGACAAGCCGGAAGTCGAAGAAGAGAAATTGCAGGGGCGGTTTTTGTTTGCCTTTGCCCGTTTCGACGAAGCGGCTTTAGGTCCCAAGCCGGTTGAACCGGAGAAACCAGCGGAACCTGCTGCTGAAGAAAAAGCGGATGACAAACCGCCGGCAGAAAACGAAGACGACAATAAACCGGAGGCTCCAGCAGACGACGATCAACCGGCCGATTCGGATGCCGCGGATACGAAACCTGAGGACGACACACCGGCCGACGATGCGGACGCCGACGCTGAGAAAGACAAAGAGGCGGAAAAGCCGACGGAGAAATCCGCTGAACAGGCCGCCGCCGATGCCGCCAAAGCACAAGCGGAGTACGAACAGGCGTTGGCAAAGTACAAAACCGACGTGGCCGCTTATGACAAGAAGGCCCAGGAGGGACGCAAAGAGGTGGAAGAACTCAACCGCCGCTTCGCTGATTGGTACTATGTGATCTCCGAAGAGGACTTCAAGAAAATCCGCCTCCACCGGGACGAACTGACGAAGCCCAAGGCGCCCGCTGGTGAAGCAGGCAACATCCAATCGCCGCTGAATGGCGGTGGGCTGCCTCCGTTGAATTAG
- a CDS encoding SDR family NAD(P)-dependent oxidoreductase, with protein MSLKGKVAIVTGGNSGIGLAIVLELAQQGANIVIDYISHPEATEALEKQVVALGDQAIGVDADVSKVADLERLVAAAVKQFGRVDIMVNNAGVETRTSVLDTTEAQYEKVLEINLKSAFFGTQIAAKQMIEQGEGGRIINITSVHEDWPMPGNTAYCLAKGGMRMLTRTAGVELAPHNICVVGVGPGAVATPINLSTMTDPALMKKLDDAIPLGRMAQPEEIASVVGFLAGDGASYVTATTVFADGGIKQSSPGL; from the coding sequence ATGAGCTTAAAAGGTAAAGTCGCCATCGTCACCGGCGGCAACAGCGGCATCGGATTGGCGATCGTCCTAGAATTGGCCCAACAGGGGGCCAATATTGTGATCGATTACATCTCGCACCCCGAAGCAACCGAGGCGCTGGAAAAACAAGTGGTCGCCTTGGGCGATCAAGCCATTGGTGTCGACGCCGACGTCAGCAAAGTCGCCGATCTAGAGAGGCTAGTCGCTGCTGCGGTCAAGCAGTTTGGCCGGGTCGACATTATGGTCAATAACGCCGGTGTCGAGACCCGGACGTCAGTGCTGGACACAACCGAAGCCCAATACGAGAAGGTCCTGGAGATCAATCTCAAGAGCGCGTTCTTCGGCACGCAGATCGCCGCCAAGCAAATGATTGAGCAAGGAGAGGGTGGACGCATTATTAACATCACGTCTGTGCATGAAGATTGGCCCATGCCCGGCAATACGGCCTACTGCCTCGCCAAAGGGGGCATGCGGATGCTGACCCGAACCGCCGGCGTCGAATTGGCGCCGCACAACATTTGCGTCGTTGGCGTCGGACCAGGAGCGGTGGCCACGCCGATCAATCTGTCTACAATGACCGATCCGGCCCTTATGAAAAAACTGGACGATGCGATTCCACTTGGCCGCATGGCGCAGCCGGAAGAGATCGCCTCTGTCGTGGGCTTTCTTGCCGGCGATGGCGCCAGCTATGTGACAGCCACCACGGTGTTCGCCGACGGCGGCATCAAACAAAGCAGCCCTGGTTTGTAA
- a CDS encoding MGH1-like glycoside hydrolase domain-containing protein, translating into MSKNPELDRLADHDAGTVDWKRWGTYLSDRAWGTVREDYSADGDAWNYFPHDHARSRVYRWNEDGIGGFCDQKQHLCLAVGLWNEKDPILKERMFGLSNLQGNHGEDVKEYYFFLDGTPTHSYMKMLYKYPQVEYPYEELVEVNGNRDQSQQEYELFDALHDEFLANRYFDVFIEYAKAGPEDILCRITAVNRGHDAAPIHILPHLWYRNTWSWETDQTRPAIQQVAPGVATTTHPEFATRSWQIRASDGRSVDLLFTENETNFSRIDKSKNLSRYVKDGFHNAVINNDSSAINRERGSKMTGHAHAMIPPGEEFVVELRFAPESSADPFEDFDAVFAARIADADEFYEAMRPPTLSDDSQLVARQAFGSLLWSKQYYHFDVYRWLKGDPTQPTPPESRWKGRNWRWKQLHNADVILMPDAWEYPWYASWDLAFHCIAISHIDPAFAKQQLLMMGYEWYQHANGQYPAYEWNFDDVNPPVLCWAAWRVYQIELEQKGTGDTKFLKQMFQNGMLNFSYWVNRKDDSGRDIFGGGFLGMDNIGCFDRDKPLPDGGTLEQSDGTSWMALYCATMLNIASELAVEEPLYQNMAVKYFEHFLNIAHAMTNMDGAGINLWDAEDEFFYDVISLPSGESIPVKIHSMVGLVPLFAVFVESAEREQGKGLEKFNEAAKWFIGNRPDLLKNVAPVKEPGQNGAHILAILSTDRLTAVLRRMLDPEEFLSDYGIRSVSRYHLEHPYEFDAGGQKFEVKYTPAESDSRLFGGNSNWRGPIWFPVNYTIVRSLHEFSRYYGDSYKVECPTGSGVWMSLDEVAGELAQRLCNIFLRDAAQDGRRAVFGDNDYFQTDPHWRDYVHFSEYFNGDTGAGVGASHQTGWTALVVSLLYEYWKQHERG; encoded by the coding sequence ATGTCCAAGAATCCGGAACTCGATCGACTTGCCGACCACGATGCCGGAACGGTCGATTGGAAGCGATGGGGAACGTACCTAAGTGATCGAGCCTGGGGCACAGTCCGTGAAGATTACAGCGCCGACGGCGATGCGTGGAATTATTTCCCCCACGATCATGCCCGCAGTCGCGTCTACCGCTGGAACGAAGACGGCATCGGCGGGTTTTGCGATCAGAAACAACACCTGTGCCTCGCCGTGGGATTGTGGAACGAAAAAGATCCCATCTTGAAGGAGCGGATGTTTGGCCTGAGCAACCTGCAAGGAAACCACGGCGAAGACGTGAAGGAGTACTACTTCTTTCTAGACGGCACGCCGACGCACTCCTACATGAAGATGCTCTACAAATACCCGCAGGTGGAGTATCCCTACGAAGAACTGGTCGAGGTCAACGGCAATAGAGACCAGTCACAACAGGAGTACGAACTGTTTGATGCACTGCACGATGAATTCCTGGCCAATCGCTATTTCGACGTGTTCATCGAATATGCCAAGGCGGGGCCTGAGGATATTCTCTGCCGTATCACCGCCGTGAATCGCGGACACGATGCAGCGCCGATTCATATCCTGCCACACCTGTGGTATCGCAACACTTGGTCCTGGGAAACGGATCAAACGCGCCCGGCGATTCAGCAAGTGGCGCCCGGCGTGGCCACGACCACACATCCGGAATTCGCGACCCGCTCCTGGCAGATACGCGCCTCCGATGGTCGGTCGGTCGATCTGTTGTTCACCGAAAACGAAACCAATTTTAGCCGCATCGATAAATCCAAAAATCTCTCACGGTACGTCAAAGACGGATTTCACAATGCCGTCATCAACAACGACAGCAGCGCCATCAATCGTGAGCGCGGCAGCAAAATGACCGGGCATGCCCATGCGATGATTCCGCCCGGCGAGGAATTTGTCGTCGAACTCCGCTTTGCACCGGAGTCATCGGCGGACCCCTTTGAGGATTTCGACGCCGTGTTCGCCGCTCGAATCGCCGATGCGGATGAATTCTACGAGGCAATGCGACCGCCGACACTGTCTGACGATTCCCAGCTCGTAGCGCGACAAGCCTTTGGCAGTTTGCTCTGGTCTAAACAGTACTACCATTTTGATGTGTACCGTTGGTTAAAAGGGGATCCCACGCAGCCAACGCCCCCCGAATCACGCTGGAAGGGCCGTAACTGGCGGTGGAAGCAACTGCACAACGCCGATGTGATTTTGATGCCCGATGCCTGGGAATATCCTTGGTACGCCTCCTGGGATTTGGCGTTTCATTGCATCGCCATTTCGCACATCGATCCCGCATTTGCCAAACAGCAACTGTTGATGATGGGCTACGAGTGGTACCAGCACGCCAACGGTCAGTATCCGGCGTACGAATGGAACTTCGACGATGTCAATCCGCCTGTGCTTTGCTGGGCGGCGTGGCGGGTCTATCAGATTGAATTGGAGCAAAAAGGAACCGGCGATACAAAGTTTTTAAAGCAGATGTTCCAGAACGGCATGTTGAATTTCAGCTATTGGGTGAATCGCAAAGACGACAGCGGGCGGGACATTTTTGGCGGTGGGTTTTTGGGAATGGACAACATTGGTTGTTTCGACCGCGACAAACCGCTGCCCGATGGGGGAACGCTGGAACAGAGTGATGGAACGAGTTGGATGGCCCTCTACTGTGCGACCATGCTCAACATCGCATCCGAGTTGGCTGTCGAAGAACCGCTCTATCAAAACATGGCGGTCAAGTACTTCGAGCACTTCCTTAACATCGCCCATGCCATGACCAACATGGATGGCGCAGGAATCAATCTGTGGGATGCCGAGGACGAATTCTTTTACGATGTGATTTCCTTGCCCAGTGGAGAATCGATTCCGGTCAAAATTCACTCAATGGTCGGTTTAGTGCCCTTGTTCGCCGTCTTTGTCGAGTCAGCGGAACGCGAGCAGGGAAAGGGATTGGAGAAGTTTAACGAAGCGGCAAAATGGTTTATTGGCAACCGGCCCGACCTATTAAAAAATGTGGCACCGGTGAAGGAGCCTGGCCAAAACGGAGCGCATATCCTGGCCATATTGTCCACGGATCGACTCACGGCGGTGTTGCGGCGGATGCTCGATCCCGAGGAGTTCTTGTCCGACTACGGAATACGGTCCGTCTCCCGCTATCATTTAGAGCATCCTTACGAGTTCGATGCCGGCGGGCAGAAGTTTGAGGTCAAGTATACTCCGGCCGAGTCCGATAGTCGTTTATTCGGCGGCAATTCCAACTGGCGGGGCCCGATTTGGTTTCCGGTGAATTACACCATCGTCCGTTCGCTCCACGAGTTTTCACGTTATTACGGTGACAGCTACAAAGTCGAATGCCCCACCGGTTCCGGTGTCTGGATGAGCCTCGACGAAGTCGCCGGCGAACTGGCACAGCGGTTATGCAACATTTTTCTGCGCGACGCAGCGCAAGACGGACGTCGGGCAGTGTTTGGCGACAACGACTATTTTCAAACGGATCCCCACTGGCGGGACTACGTCCATTTTTCAGAATACTTCAACGGCGACACGGGTGCCGGCGTCGGTGCGAGCCATCAAACCGGTTGGACGGCCCTAGTGGTTTCGTTGCTTTATGAATATTGGAAACAACATGAGCGTGGTTGA
- a CDS encoding Nramp family divalent metal transporter, with product MSHELKEVDVGPPLPSTFRQYLRSMGPGIIVVLTWLGAGDIVECGISGGNYGYALMWIIAVALIMRYLFVSLIAKYQLCNQHGEGVLDGLARLHPWYAPFLMVVAIVMGHIYGSYMSVGIGESCVAIAGFGETWQWATLWCLVALAIVFWPVYGYLEIVFKVMLALLAVSLIGLAAWVGPSPSGILEGVFEFKLPEQKGEFDSLLIAIGMLGAIGGSLMNLAYPYFLDQKGWKGPRYRRLQIYDFLLAVIVMIVLDLAIWTVGAELIYGTGAHITTLEDLSTLLSKVLGSGGRLLFHLGVFAAVFTSLVGHAVGLGMIASHGYLRWQAGNGPLQGDYRTHPLYRAVVVWILVSPLVWTMPGMPDFVQLTLITNSFQVVLIPILAGGLWMITARRRFIGEKYRNRWWENGIMGLVFFLALFATVGSVKSVFEAVQSLLERT from the coding sequence ATGTCGCATGAATTAAAGGAAGTCGATGTGGGGCCGCCGCTACCGTCGACGTTCCGGCAATATCTCCGCTCGATGGGGCCGGGGATTATTGTTGTCTTGACCTGGCTGGGAGCGGGGGACATCGTTGAGTGCGGTATCTCCGGGGGGAACTACGGCTATGCGCTGATGTGGATCATCGCCGTGGCCCTGATCATGCGGTATCTGTTTGTGTCGTTGATCGCCAAATACCAACTCTGCAATCAGCATGGTGAAGGAGTGCTGGACGGCTTGGCCCGGCTGCATCCCTGGTACGCCCCGTTTTTGATGGTGGTGGCTATCGTGATGGGCCACATTTACGGGTCCTATATGTCTGTGGGCATCGGCGAAAGTTGCGTGGCGATTGCGGGATTCGGCGAGACTTGGCAATGGGCGACGCTGTGGTGCTTGGTCGCTTTGGCGATCGTGTTTTGGCCGGTTTATGGATACTTGGAAATCGTCTTCAAGGTCATGCTGGCTCTGTTGGCCGTCTCGTTGATCGGGCTGGCGGCGTGGGTTGGTCCCAGTCCTAGCGGAATTCTCGAAGGTGTGTTTGAATTCAAGCTTCCTGAGCAAAAGGGAGAATTTGATTCCTTATTGATCGCCATCGGCATGCTGGGAGCCATCGGCGGTTCGTTGATGAATTTGGCGTATCCCTATTTTCTGGACCAGAAAGGCTGGAAGGGGCCCCGCTATCGCCGGCTGCAAATATACGACTTCTTATTGGCAGTTATTGTCATGATAGTGCTCGATTTGGCCATCTGGACGGTCGGAGCGGAGCTGATTTACGGCACGGGCGCTCACATTACGACCTTGGAGGATTTGTCGACGCTGCTGAGCAAGGTGTTGGGCAGCGGCGGGCGGTTGCTGTTTCATCTGGGGGTCTTCGCCGCCGTATTTACCTCGCTGGTGGGACATGCGGTCGGATTGGGGATGATTGCCAGTCATGGCTATTTGCGCTGGCAGGCGGGCAACGGTCCATTGCAGGGAGATTACCGGACGCATCCACTGTATCGTGCCGTCGTGGTCTGGATCCTGGTGTCACCATTGGTTTGGACCATGCCGGGAATGCCGGACTTTGTGCAATTGACTTTGATCACGAATAGCTTTCAGGTGGTGCTGATCCCGATACTTGCCGGGGGGCTGTGGATGATCACCGCTCGTCGCCGGTTTATTGGCGAGAAATATCGCAATCGCTGGTGGGAAAACGGAATTATGGGGTTGGTTTTCTTCCTCGCACTATTTGCCACGGTGGGATCAGTCAAATCGGTTTTCGAGGCCGTGCAGTCATTGTTGGAACGCACCTGA